The sequence TGAAGAGAAGTCgttttcttttttatgaaaaatcaacTTAAAATGGATGATGTTACAAATGTTCATTTGTTTGGTACGCGACTGAGACTGAACGATAAAAATGGcaataaaactttttaaattccTATGACATTTGTCTATCCAAACAAAGGAGTTAAAGTGACTTTCATGTGATGTGTATAAGCAAATCGTTCACGAGATATGATCAAAAGTTTAGGTCAACGCATAAAACAGTCATTTAGAACTATTTCAAGCAAATGTGTCTTCATAGCAAGTTGAAAGTACTTTGTACATGGTGATTGGGTAGGTGGGGTGAGGTAGGGTGTTTTACCCCCTAGTAAAATCCCTCATTTTTGGCAGGgaattcaaacaaataaaaaagatttttgaatcACATCTCCAAGACGCCATGGAAGTACTGAACTAACAAGAAACCCTCTAATATACCAACACAAAATCTATCTGAAATGGCGAGGAATAATATAACAAAGATCAGAAATCTATGAGAGGCATATGACTTCAAAAATATcttgaaaagaaaagtaaaacatCAACCTTGGCAATGAATACGTACAGTAAACTGTAGAAGATGAAATATCATAAACCTCTCTAGCACAGCATTGACAAAAGGATATCAACATTCGGGTGCCTGCATTAACTTCTCTAGACGCAAAGTTCACTTCCAAAAATTTGATCAAGAAATATTTTAGTAACAAAAATCGGGGTAGCATTGCCTGTAAGAGAATGTATGGTAATCTCCAGCATTTCTTCATTTTGCTATTTTGGTAGACTCCTTGAGCACTTCAAGTAACTTTCTGGTCTCAGTCATAACACATTCCCTATCAAACAGAGCAGATACAACAGCAACGCCTTTCAGGTTTGGGACCCCTAGTTGCATTACAGCCTGCGCATTAGACATGCCTATGCCGCCAATGGCAACAACTGGTAATTTGGAAGACACACAAACAGTTTTTAGACCATCCAAACCAATTGTTTTATTGTTCTCTTTGGTATTGGTTGGATATACACCACCAGAGCCGATGTAATCAGCCCCATCTATCCATGCTTGCTGAGCGTGCTCTGGTGTTTTGCATGATACACCAATGATTTTGTCAGACCCAAGAAGAGCCCGTGCAACATGAGCAGGCATGTCAGACTGTCCAATATGAACACCATCAGCATCACTAGCAAGAGCTACATCAATCCTATCATTAATCAGCAGAGGAACACCATGAACTCGGCATATTTTTAAACAAGCTTTTGCTGCTTCCAGAAAATCACCAGTTTCAACCTCCTTTTCCCTGTAGTCGTAATCAAGAAAGTctacatcaaaatatataatccAATGATTCTACTTAAAATGGTAGTAAGATATCTAAGAATAAAATGCTATAGTTGTGGCAACTATGTAGAGAAGGGTGTAATTCTTATTTCAAAAGTatcctctctttttttcatAAGTTCCGTGTTCAGTTAAACTACgccatataaaatgaaacaaggGAGTAGCTTATAACATCCATAAGTCTGACTTCTGAACAATCTTGTAGACTTTACATTCTTTTGAGTCCATTGAGCATTACTTCAATGCCTCTCAAGTTTGAGGAGATATTGTCAATAGGTTAATGATTCTACCACAAAAAAGAGGCTAAATATGCAATTTAAAATCAGTCAGCCATTTGGATTGTTATTGTCAATTCTATTGGAAGACGTTATTGCTATTAATAACTGTGTTCAGTCAAGAACGGGTCTTAGTCTCCTTGTATGCTCTTGGGCAAGTCTCCCTGAATGACCTAGCTTTTAAAGTTGAGTTGGGCCAAAGGCCAATTTCTCCCTGAACCCCTGTTGTTATGCTTTTCAGTGTCGGACCTCCCGTATTATGTAAACACACTCCAGTTATCCAGCCATGCATGTCTCATGGGGACCGTCCAACATTGGTTGAGCATGAAATCCTACTGTATCAGAATATTGATATGTAGAACTTGGGATAGTCCTAACGTTTATAGGTCTCTCCACCCTAGGCTTAGTAAAATACAAATCCTCTGTCCTTTCTTACTCAGAGgatcaataggaagaatgagAGAGGGAAAGAAAGTGAACCAATTTCAAAGAAGCCACAAACCTCAGCTGAATAATGGAGGCACCTCCTTCTATGGCAGCCTTTACTGCATCAACTATTGAACGACCCCACTTTTTGTTCATCCTTGAGTCAGTAACAGCATAGAGAAAGAGATCACAAGGATCAAAACGTCGCCGCTGAACGTTACTTTTAAGCTTCAACAGATGATCCATAGGACCTTGACACCCGCCTCCAATGGCAATGTTCTTACTATAAGACAAAACAGCTTCAACATAGCGTTTAGCTACCTGGCAAAACAATTAAATCGAATCTTTATGAAGCAATGAGCAAATTCCATAATCAACAGAGAATCCAATAATTATCTTTTGGACTGTCACAGACCCACAATTATTCAAAAGAGAGGAAGATGGTTGGTTGAAGGGTGAATTTTGACTACCTGATGTCAGAGATATTTGATGTACTCTTCCCCATCCTTGCACTGCCTCATTAAAGGTACAAACAGGAGAAGGGCAAAAAAAGAACAACAGAACGTTGCTTGTAAGGTGTTTGTACTTGCACCTTAAGCGGTTGTTTGGATCATGGACTAGTTTGTACTAATTACAATGCAAGGATTGTTATGCCGTGAAAAATTATGTAAGTTTCTAAAAGGCGAATAATAATGGAGGTCTCTATATTGTTATGTACTTTatatttagaatattttagtGTTCAGATAACATTCTTATTTCAccttttattttacataaaagaaaacaaagaaccCACACACGTTATGCAGGCATTAACTACAGCGCGGGCTTAATATCACAAACCAAAAGCTGCATCTCTTATGCAGAGTTTTATACCAAAGATTAAAATTGTAGTACTCTGTTAACTATGCAGAATTAATACTATTGATCCAGAGTTTATGCTGCAAAATAAATGTTGTATCATTTAGCCAGAATTTTATgcttgattttattttcttatgtggTTAACCAGATGACCTGTGGCTCATAACAGACCTGATACATCCCAAACCTTTCAAGTTCCTTTACACTAGAAACTCCTAACCTTGTGCGAATGTGCAATCTGTTTTGCAGCAATGTATAGAATAACCTATATCCAGCTTTCGTACTAAGTCAATTACCTTAACAGCAGAAAGCATTTGAGAACCCTTTGCTAGTTCAGCTGCAACACTAGAAGCCAAAGTGCAGCCAGTTCCATGTGTATTTGGTGTCATTATGCGTGAGGACCGAAACTCATAGAAATCATTCCCTATAAGATCAATTGAAAAGATCGTAACATGTATGAGCATGTAGGCATTCAAGAACCATGAAAGCTTTCATGTAAGGACAAAAACAAGAATACACTTAATTCCCAAAGATCTCAAGAAATTACTAGATATACAGTATACCATCATAAAACACATCCACAGCATCAAGAGAAGCAGGGAGATCGCCTCCTTTCACGAGTACATTTCTGTCCAAAAATTTAAGAGATTTTAACACATCAGAAGACAAAATCCTCTTTTAAAGACTCCGCTGTgacataaaacaaaaagaagagaatacaCATCTTCGGTCTTCCCtagtttcattaatttttattttactttttgtagATCTTCCCTAATTGCACTACACTCTGGAACTAATACCAAAAAACTTGAACTACACCAGCATAAGCTTTGCAAGATTTTATTCTATTTCTTATTGCCGAATACTAAACAATTTTAAACCTTCAAATGTGTAAAAGAGCATTCTCCTTCTGTTTGAAATGCTGATCATTCTTCTCCCACTCTTATAGCCCCAAATCAAGGAGAAGCTGGAGAAGGATTGAATTTACTCTGTTTAGAGCACCCAGAAAATGAGCCCCTAAACTCCTTTCAAGCATCTAcaagcttcttcttcttcttttttttttaattgaagcTGGTAAGATATGTATAAATGATACAATCACACTACTAAGCTAGGGCAGCACCATAATTACAAATAAGCCAAGAACCCTACTCTGCAAAAAGAAATTTACAGTGAGCCTATCAAATAATCAACACATCTACAAGTTCTATTTTATTCAGTTCTAGTTCACTCTCAAGTTAATTTTCCCACTAAGCAAGATGAAGTAGGCATAGATCCATTCACAGAAGATCTCCTCGAAGTCTTCAATTgttagagaaagtgaaaattttgtttttttattttcaagacaTGCAGCTTCAGATATAAGATGTGTATAACTAACTTCCTGCTACATGTGAATGGGTGATACCGTGATAGTTCTGATGATTCATAATGCTTTGGTTGCCCTAATCAACAACTTGGGCCTCATATTTCCAGCAATCACGGATGAAGCGTGCTCAGTTGTTGAACCCTGGCCATTGTAGTTAATAGCAGAACATGAAGACTAACTGCAGATGAGGGTGCTAAGACCCATATGCAAATTACTGTTCTGTGGAAGCCAAATGTAGAATTCGTGTATATCACACCTCTACATAAAATATTACCAATAAAACAAGGCTGAGAATGACGGGCTAGTTGGATTTGCATAGAGGAAATGCATAAGGGGTGGTGTTACATTGCACAGCAAATGATGGTTTGAATGATTTAAAAGGTATTTAGTTCTTTCTTGTAAGTGATAGCTATGCACGATAATTTTTCTAGCAATGGACTTTGTCCATAAGTAGTACAAGGTCAAGATATCAATTTCActgtttaaaagaaaaatctcaaaaattaacCTTGGACCAATGTCATGTATTGCTTTTGCAGCAGAACGCATGTCGGCAATTGTTTCCAATGGCACACCGCCTAGTAAAGCAGAAGCCTCTTTCAAATTTGGGGTCACTATATCGGCCATGGGAAGAAGCTCCTCCCTGTTATCAGAAAATGAAAGGCTATGATTGGACATAATTAACCAATAAATTGCAACATAGAGAATAAACATAGAAGATTTCACACGACATTACAGCatataaatgtgaaaattaCATCACTACAAATATCAATGAAGTTTCATATATTGTGCTCCAAGATTTATCACAAAAGCAGTGCAAATTAAAGACATAATGATGGTCATGCTTAATCCAACTATCCAAGCATGCGACAATTTACCATAGATAGCATGTCTGTATAGGAAGTTTAGAGATTGATTTATATTTCATGCATATGGCAGCAGAAGATTTAGcaataaaaaattgtttagtCAATAATACACATGAGTTTACACGGAGGGCATGGAAAGAGTCTATCACTCTCAAGGTGACATACCTAAAGCTATCCAAAATAGAGGGACCAGCTAATGTATGTCCACTCGTGGATACCATAACAGGGTCAACCACCAAGGCTGTCTTCAAGCATTTGATAGCAGCATAGTTAATGTCGTCGAAATTTCAAAAACAGAACAAATATATTGTTTACCTTGTACGGGGAATTCCTTCAGACTTTGACAGAGGGTTTTCACTATGCCAGTTGACGGAAGCATGCCTGTTTTCACCTAAGACAATCTTAGTGCTGTGACGCAAAATAGACTACTGGGACATTAATGGAAACTGTAGATTGCCTAGTCCAAATAATGTTGGTATACTTATTCCATGTATAGCTTGAATACTGGATCAGGTTGTATATACAGTTGTGCAACATATACAATCGAGAAGACTTGAATAAAGCATTTGAGTCAGCTATAGAGGTAGGTTAATGTTGTTAAAATAACCATTTTACCCCGCCTGTCGCATggtataattttgataaaagagGATAATAATCCCCTCCAGGATTAAATCACAGAGTCCCCAAAGCTAACCAAACATGGAACTCTCTTTTATACCCCTGAGTATCCATGAACCAAATAACAATTAATTCTTTGTATTAATTTCACAAATATGGTTATATTTGGATTCCAAAAAGATGACTGAAAACAATAATAGCATGAAATTTAACCAATATGTGTCACTGAAGAAAATTGTGCTGATAATTCAAAAAACCAGTAAATTAGCCAATCATTTCCTTTATAAGGGATGGTCTATCTACATTAATTTCAGTCATCCAACCTTTCCCTCCTAAACTATCTATGCTAGTTATTGGTACGTAGTTATGAGTTTCTTTATATGTCTAAAAATGTCGTGGCTAGTGGCAACGTAAGTTTTATACAACTGGATACAAGTGATTAATTCAGTTTTCAATGGCAACACTGAAAGACACGTAAAAAGCAAAGAGTTTGAAGGAAACAGGGAGTATAATCCTACTATAAAGATAAGCACCACTGAAGCTGTGACGGGAAATCTAAACTTAGGAGCATCAAATTAGTTTGTGCAGTATCATAACTTGACTGACGTGTGGCTATAACTATTGATAATCTAATCAATGACCGGGACTATTACACTCTTCAATTCCTCAAATCAATATATACTATACCGAAAATAAAATTACCAAATGGATGTGAACATCAAGACACTAACATGATATACTTACAACATTGGGCGGCATATCGGAAAGGACCGATCTCAACTGCTCTGCTACAAAATCCTCCGGCACAATGTTCACACCCTAGAATAAACCACACAACAAAATTCACAAAGGTGAACACAATAGCGAAATATCAACAGACTATAACCTCGTGGAGATTATTAATACCTGAACCCCTACGGTATTTTGAGCAGTAACAGCCGTGATCACAGTGGAGCAATACACTCCCCGAGCAGCACAAGCCTTGATATCCGCTTGAATTCCGGCGCCGGCGCCGGAATCGGACCCGGCAACCGTCAGAACATGAGGAACTCTAACTTTGGACTCATCGCACGACGTAGGCGTGGCAAACTTACCGTCTTGCATCGCCTTGATGTGCAAAAACCTATATTGATGAAAGCTTTTGACACAAGCTACGCCGGGACTCAACAGAACTGGAATCTAACAATTGAAATTCGTATGAGAATCGAGTGTAGATTTTTTCATAGCAGGTGCAAACTTCGTAAATATGTTAGTTTAGCAAGCGAAGGAATGGGATTTTACCTGAGGTTTGGGAGTGAAGAAGGAAGTGGATAGAACCTGAGAGCATAAATGCGCCATGTGAGAGATGGATGAAGCTTTTGGGAAGTGGAGAGTCCACGGGTACGGGTATGTTTACCCGTGAGAGTCGACCCAACGTATCACTTGTGATTCTTTCACTGGATGTGTGGGCAATTAGTGGCGTACAGCATTTGCTGATTTGtttaagattttcttttaaatttttttgacacGTTAAAATTCCTAGTAACCCATCTATTtgcagaaaggaaaaaagaaacagaataaagaaatgaaattgaagtttgtgtttaaatatatatttaaaaatattatatattatgagtagaaaattaattacttgaaaaattggttaaagttatttttaaaattttgaaatacatcttaaaaaaattgttcaataatataatcaaactttatttttgaagtgtttttttaaaagaaaaaaaaaggacataGACGAATAATTAGTATTAAGTTCAATAATAAAATAGCATCGCCTACAAActtcacaattatatatatatatatatatatataNNNNNNNNNNNNNNNNNNNNNNNNNNNNNNNNNNNNNNNNNNNNNNNNNNNNNNNNNNNNNNNNNNNNNNNNNNNNNNNNNNNNNNNNNNNNNNNNNNNNNNNNNNNNNNNNNNNNNNNNNNNNNNNNNNNNNNNNNNNNNNNNNNNNNNNNNNNNNNNNNNNNNNNNNNNNNNNNNNNNNNNNNNNNNNNNNNNNNNNNNNNNNNNNNNNNNNNNNNNNNNNNNNNNNNNNNNNNNNNNNNNNNNNNNNNNNNNNNNNNNNNNNNNNNNNNNNNNNNNNNNNNNNNNNNNNNNNNNNNNNNNNNNNNNNNNNNNNNNNNNNNNNNNNNNNNNNNNNNNNNNNNNNNNNNNNNNNNNNNNNNNNNNNNNNNNNNNNNNNNNNNNNNNNNNNNNNNNNNNNNNNNNNNNNNNNNNNNNNNNNNNNNNNNNNNNNNNNNNNNNNNNNNNNNNNNNNNNNNNNNNNNNNNNNNNNNNNNNNNNNNNNNNNNNNNNNNNNNNNNNNNNNNNNNNNNNNNNNNNNNNNNNNNNNNNNNNNNNNNNNNNNNNNNNNNNNNNNNNNNNNNNNNNNNNNNNNNNNNNNNNNNNNNNNNNNNNNNNNNNNNNNNNNNNNNNNNNNNNNNNNNNNNNNNNNNNNNNNNNNNNNNNNNNNNNNNNNNNNNNNNNNNNNNNNNNNNNNNNNNNNNNNNNNNNNNNNNNNNNNNNNNNNNNNNNNNNNNNNNNNNNNNNNNNNNNNNNNNNNNNNNNNNNNNNNNNNNNNNNNNNNNNNNNNNNNNNNNNNNNNNNNNNNNNNNNNNNNNNNNNNNNNNNNNNNNNNNNNNNNNNNNNNNNNNNNNNNNNNNNNNNNNNNNNNNNNNNNGGaggaaatgaaaaatatgatgTGACAAACTTCtttgatcaaaatttttaattttttttagatttttaagaattattttACACTAAATTAATGATGAtctctttatattattatttattattactatcgATATAAATGTAGCAATCAATGTCATAATTATAGAAAATTAGTTGGTTTTTTCTTCATTGactgttattttctttttttaattagactTAATTATGTAATcgtcatttaaataattattaatgatttttattttataatttttttcacctTTTTAATACGTTTATAAACTAAGAATACACCTATATATAAGGTGTTTTTTGCCATTACTAGTTAgctcttctcctttttttttttcacattccTTGTGTTGTGTACGTTTCTATAAGGTTTAATAGGTAAATTTCATTGCAAATTAATGAATACCAAAATGTTAAAAGACATTATATTCAATGACATTTTACTGTACGAATTATTATACTTTGCAgttaaatcatatttaatataaaaatataagaaacattGCAAATGATGAAGCAATTCAATTAACATTGGGTGATGATTATATTTCAGTGATCATTTCTAAagtcaaattatatattttattttatgattgttAGTAAGAATACCAATTGtcttatattatgaatttttcaaaaaaaaaaacaaactattatgatcatttttacTAGAGATTAGTGTAGTTGTAAATAAGTGTAATTTGGAATGTTTATAAATTTAGATTTACATGTTAGTTTCGGATATATAAAAATTCTATTTCACGGACCATACTTCATTTGAACTTATAATACCTATAATTACTCATTCGAACtaacacacataatttattaaatcatcacaaacaaccacaaaaaaatttggtcaaaaaAATACATGGAATCAATTTGTGCCTATCTTAAAGGCACTATTATATCTTTTAGTACGTAATGAATTAGGTGAGTCATGACCTATGAAAATTGCGGTAAATGAGTTTTCTTTCAAATGTCacatattttatatcatttacatttaaaataaagCATTATGACCATAATACTAGAGACTAGTGTAAATAAGAGAAACTTCAAATGTTTACAATTTTGGCTTTATAAGTTAGTTTCAGGTataaaaaactcaatttcaTTGTCCATACCTCtttttaacttataaatattataattacccATTCGAATGacacatataatttattaaatcaatacaaatacccacaaaaaaatttggacaaaaaaCAACATGCAATTATTGTGTACCTTTCTAAAAGGCAAacaatatatattatcatatctTTTAGTACGTAATGAATTAAGTGAGCCATTACATATGAAAATTGTGGGTCAATGGGTTTCTTTCAAATGCCaccaattttgtatcatttaatatttaaagtaaAGCATCATGGCCATTTTATCATAGACTAGGTAGTCGTAAATAAGAGAAATTTCGAGTGTTCATAATTTTGGCTTCAAATGTTATTTTCGGGTATTGAAAAACTCTATTTCATATTACATACCTCATTTGAACTTATAAATACCTATAATTATCCATTCCAAGTAACatacataatttattatatcatcacacacccacaatttttttttggtcaaaaaacTACGTGCAATCAATGTGTCCCTTTCTTGAAGGCAAACAATGCATACTACTATATATTTTAGTACGTAATAAATTAGGCGAGTCatgatatatgaaaataatagttTCAATGAGGTTTTTTTTACAGATGTCaccaattttatattatttaatgtttaaagtaaAGCATTACGATAATTTACTATAGATTAGTGTAGTTGTAAATAAGAGAAAGTTAGAAGttttataatcttgattttagATGTTTTTGCGTATTAAAAACTCTACTTCACAGCATTTGAACTTATAAATATccataataacaataataataaaaataataatgataataataacaacaacaacaataacaataacaataataacaattttattttttagtaagTAATTAGTAAGTTTTATTAGAAAGTATTAAagtaagtaaaataattaattgcagAGAGGGTGAGCAAACctca comes from Solanum pennellii chromosome 1, SPENNV200 and encodes:
- the LOC107007530 gene encoding thiamine biosynthetic bifunctional enzyme TH1, chloroplastic isoform X1 yields the protein MAHLCSQVLSTSFFTPKPQIPVLLSPGVACVKSFHQYRFLHIKAMQDGKFATPTSCDESKVRVPHVLTVAGSDSGAGAGIQADIKACAARGVYCSTVITAVTAQNTVGVQGVNIVPEDFVAEQLRSVLSDMPPNVVSISCMLPSTGIVKTLCQSLKEFPVQALVVDPVMVSTSGHTLAGPSILDSFREELLPMADIVTPNLKEASALLGGVPLETIADMRSAAKAIHDIGPRNVLVKGGDLPASLDAVDVFYDGNDFYEFRSSRIMTPNTHGTGCTLASSVAAELAKGSQMLSAVKVAKRYVEAVLSYSKNIAIGGGCQGPMDHLLKLKSNVQRRRFDPCDLFLYAVTDSRMNKKWGRSIVDAVKAAIEGGASIIQLREKEVETGDFLEAAKACLKICRVHGVPLLINDRIDVALASDADGVHIGQSDMPAHVARALLGSDKIIGVSCKTPEHAQQAWIDGADYIGSGGVYPTNTKENNKTIGLDGLKTVCVSSKLPVVAIGGIGMSNAQAVMQLGVPNLKGVAVVSALFDRECVMTETRKLLEVLKESTKIAK
- the LOC107007530 gene encoding thiamine biosynthetic bifunctional enzyme TH1, chloroplastic isoform X2 → MAHLCSQVLSTSFFTPKPQIPVLLSPGVACVKSFHQYRFLHIKAMQDGKFATPTSCDESKVRVPHVLTVAGSDSGAGAGIQADIKACAARGVYCSTVITAVTAQNTVGVQGVNIVPEDFVAEQLRSVLSDMPPNVVKTGMLPSTGIVKTLCQSLKEFPVQALVVDPVMVSTSGHTLAGPSILDSFREELLPMADIVTPNLKEASALLGGVPLETIADMRSAAKAIHDIGPRNVLVKGGDLPASLDAVDVFYDGNDFYEFRSSRIMTPNTHGTGCTLASSVAAELAKGSQMLSAVKVAKRYVEAVLSYSKNIAIGGGCQGPMDHLLKLKSNVQRRRFDPCDLFLYAVTDSRMNKKWGRSIVDAVKAAIEGGASIIQLREKEVETGDFLEAAKACLKICRVHGVPLLINDRIDVALASDADGVHIGQSDMPAHVARALLGSDKIIGVSCKTPEHAQQAWIDGADYIGSGGVYPTNTKENNKTIGLDGLKTVCVSSKLPVVAIGGIGMSNAQAVMQLGVPNLKGVAVVSALFDRECVMTETRKLLEVLKESTKIAK